The following are encoded together in the Blattabacterium cuenoti BPAA genome:
- the ilvD gene encoding dihydroxy-acid dehydratase, producing MKKRINNFSKKITKDPNLPAAHAMLYATGIKESDFCKAQIGIVSNWYEGNPCNMHLDKLARKIKSSVITKNLVGFQFTTIGVSDGITMGTPGMRYSLPSRELIADSIETVVDSHHYDGVIAIPGCDKNIPGVMIALLRLNRPSIIVYGGSISSGYYNRKKLDVISSFEALGKKNTSQITENEYKNIVKHSCPGPGACGGMYTANTMASAFEAMGMMLPYSSSSPSTSENKKIECEEVSIYIKNLLKKNIKPKNIVTKISIENGVKLSMCLGGSTNLILHFLAIAKSANIDFSLKDFQRISNQVPLIGNLKPSGIFLMEDIHKKIGGMPVIIKYLLNEGILSGDCLTVTGKTLSENMKNIPNITFNQKIIHSLDKPIKKNGHIRILYGNLSPEGAIAKITGKEGTIFRGKALVFNSEEEANLAILNNQILPGVVIVIRYVGPMGGPGMPEMLKPTSYIMGSGLGKKVALITDGRFSGGSHGFVVGHITPEAQSGGLIALVQNDDFIKIDTENNIITLEVKHEEIQRRRKTWTPPLLKIQNGYLYKYTKMVSPASEGCITDQF from the coding sequence ATGAAAAAAAGAATTAACAATTTTAGCAAAAAAATCACGAAAGACCCTAATTTACCAGCAGCACATGCTATGTTGTATGCCACAGGAATAAAAGAATCAGATTTTTGTAAAGCTCAAATAGGAATTGTTAGTAATTGGTACGAAGGAAATCCTTGCAACATGCATTTAGATAAACTGGCCAGAAAAATAAAATCATCGGTTATAACTAAAAATTTAGTAGGATTTCAATTTACTACTATTGGAGTAAGTGATGGAATTACTATGGGAACTCCAGGAATGAGATATTCACTTCCTTCTAGAGAATTAATAGCAGATAGTATAGAAACTGTAGTAGATTCTCATCATTATGATGGAGTGATAGCTATACCTGGATGTGATAAAAATATACCAGGAGTTATGATCGCTTTGCTAAGATTGAATAGACCATCTATCATTGTATATGGAGGAAGTATTTCTTCCGGTTATTATAATAGAAAAAAATTAGATGTTATTTCTTCTTTTGAAGCCTTAGGAAAAAAAAACACTAGTCAAATTACTGAAAATGAATACAAAAATATAGTAAAACATTCTTGTCCAGGACCAGGTGCTTGTGGAGGGATGTATACTGCAAATACTATGGCTTCTGCTTTTGAAGCTATGGGAATGATGCTCCCTTATTCTTCCTCTTCTCCTTCAACAAGTGAAAATAAAAAAATAGAATGTGAAGAAGTTTCTATATATATTAAAAATTTATTAAAAAAAAATATTAAACCAAAAAATATAGTAACAAAAATTTCCATAGAAAATGGTGTGAAATTATCCATGTGTTTGGGCGGTTCTACTAATTTGATTTTACATTTTTTAGCTATTGCTAAATCAGCAAATATTGATTTTTCTTTAAAAGACTTTCAAAGAATTAGCAATCAAGTTCCTCTCATTGGAAATCTAAAACCTAGCGGAATTTTTTTAATGGAAGATATTCACAAGAAGATAGGAGGAATGCCTGTTATTATAAAATATTTATTAAATGAAGGAATATTATCAGGAGATTGTTTAACCGTTACTGGAAAAACATTATCTGAAAATATGAAAAATATTCCTAATATAACTTTTAATCAAAAAATTATTCATTCTTTAGATAAGCCCATCAAAAAGAACGGGCATATTAGAATTTTGTATGGAAATTTATCCCCAGAAGGGGCTATAGCTAAAATTACTGGAAAAGAAGGAACAATTTTTAGAGGAAAGGCTCTTGTTTTTAATTCGGAAGAAGAAGCAAATTTAGCTATTTTAAATAATCAAATTTTACCTGGAGTTGTCATTGTAATTCGATATGTGGGGCCAATGGGAGGCCCAGGAATGCCAGAAATGTTGAAACCAACATCATACATTATGGGATCCGGATTAGGAAAAAAAGTTGCTCTTATTACAGATGGTCGATTTTCAGGAGGGTCACATGGTTTTGTCGTAGGACATATTACTCCAGAAGCACAATCTGGAGGATTGATTGCTTTAGTCCAAAATGATGATTTTATTAAGATAGATACGGAAAATAATATCATTACTCTTGAAGTGAAACATGAAGAAATTCAAAGAAGGAGAAAAACGTGGACTCCTCCTTTATTAAAAATTCAAAATGGTTATTTATATAAATATACCAAAATGGTATCTCCAGCTTCTGAAGGATGTATTACAGATCAATTTTAG
- the ilvB gene encoding biosynthetic-type acetolactate synthase large subunit, translating into MEIKLFSGSEIVIKALLYEKVEYIFGYPGGAIMPIYDSLHDYLNSISHILMRHEQGSIHAAQGYARATGKIGVCFTTSGPGATNLITGLADALIDSTPLVCITGQVSSHLLGTDAFQETNIIDISIPVTKWNIQVLKARDICESIQKGFFIAKQGRPGPVLIDITKDAQFQKTVFHYTRCKYIKNFYPYPCIEDEKIMKAADLINSAERPLILVGQGVILAEAEEEFKKFVEKTGIPVASTLLGLGALDSNHSLYVGMLGMHGNYAPNILTNQCDILIAVGMRFDDRVTGDVKKYAKQAKIIHLEIDSSEINKNILCHIPILGDCKTSLKKLILYVNESIHPEWKDKFFHLKKKEKTIVIQGDLYPKKKGITMGEVIKWINQYKKKNAILVTDVGQHQMIASRYFNFTCKKSQITSGGLGTMGFALPASIGAQLGVKNRQILCIVGDGGIQMTIQEMGTILQYKIPVKIVLLNNNFLGMVRQWQQLFFDKRYSCTELVNPDFIKLAHAYNIKAKKVNKREELEKSVKKALSYKKAFLLEVVIEKEDNVFPMIPAGAAVDEIRLT; encoded by the coding sequence ATGGAAATAAAATTATTTTCTGGTTCAGAAATAGTAATAAAAGCACTCTTATATGAAAAGGTTGAATACATATTTGGATACCCAGGGGGGGCAATTATGCCCATATATGATTCTTTACACGATTATTTAAACTCCATTTCGCATATTCTCATGCGTCATGAACAAGGATCAATTCATGCAGCACAAGGATACGCTAGAGCAACTGGAAAAATTGGAGTATGTTTTACTACTTCAGGTCCAGGAGCTACTAATTTAATTACCGGATTAGCAGATGCTTTAATAGATAGCACTCCTCTTGTTTGCATTACTGGACAAGTATCCTCTCATTTATTAGGAACTGATGCTTTTCAAGAAACAAATATAATAGATATATCTATTCCTGTAACAAAATGGAATATTCAAGTTTTAAAAGCTAGAGATATTTGTGAATCAATTCAAAAAGGATTTTTTATAGCTAAACAAGGTAGACCAGGCCCTGTATTAATAGATATAACTAAAGATGCTCAGTTTCAAAAAACTGTATTTCACTATACACGTTGTAAATATATCAAAAATTTTTATCCATATCCTTGTATAGAAGACGAAAAAATCATGAAAGCTGCAGATTTAATCAATTCGGCTGAAAGACCTTTGATTCTTGTAGGTCAAGGAGTGATTTTAGCGGAAGCCGAAGAAGAATTTAAAAAATTTGTTGAAAAAACTGGAATTCCAGTAGCTAGTACTTTATTAGGATTAGGAGCATTGGATAGTAATCATTCTTTATATGTAGGAATGTTAGGAATGCATGGAAATTATGCTCCCAATATTTTAACTAATCAATGTGACATTCTCATCGCGGTAGGTATGCGATTTGACGATCGTGTAACTGGAGATGTTAAAAAATATGCTAAACAAGCTAAAATCATTCATTTAGAGATAGATTCTTCCGAAATCAATAAAAATATTTTATGTCATATCCCAATTTTGGGAGATTGTAAAACATCTTTAAAAAAATTGATTCTTTATGTTAACGAATCTATTCATCCAGAATGGAAAGATAAATTTTTTCATCTTAAAAAAAAAGAGAAGACGATAGTAATACAAGGAGATCTTTATCCAAAAAAGAAAGGAATTACCATGGGGGAAGTGATTAAATGGATCAATCAGTACAAGAAAAAAAATGCAATTCTCGTAACTGACGTAGGACAACATCAAATGATAGCTTCAAGATATTTCAATTTTACTTGCAAAAAGAGTCAAATAACTTCTGGAGGATTGGGAACTATGGGTTTTGCTTTACCGGCTTCTATAGGAGCTCAATTAGGTGTTAAAAATAGGCAAATTCTTTGCATTGTAGGAGATGGAGGAATTCAAATGACAATCCAAGAAATGGGGACTATCTTACAATATAAGATACCCGTTAAAATTGTCCTATTAAATAATAATTTTTTAGGAATGGTACGTCAGTGGCAACAGCTTTTTTTTGATAAACGTTATTCATGTACAGAATTAGTTAATCCAGATTTTATAAAATTAGCTCATGCTTATAACATCAAAGCAAAGAAAGTAAATAAAAGAGAAGAATTAGAAAAATCAGTAAAAAAGGCATTAAGTTATAAAAAAGCTTTTTTATTAGAAGTTGTAATCGAAAAAGAAGATAATGTTTTTCCTATGATTCCTGCAGGAGCCGCTGTAGATGAAATTCGTTTAACATAA
- a CDS encoding acetolactate synthase yields MKHQFRIIILGEKETRLLSRILLIFNRKNIKTDHINVSSKKNEDDPISNIQYVIDLKCPEEQLLKIKKSIEKLIGIIHVYYYKLEEKIQKKIYGEKWIYH; encoded by the coding sequence ATGAAGCATCAATTCAGAATAATAATTTTAGGAGAAAAAGAAACAAGATTATTAAGTAGAATTCTTCTTATATTCAATCGAAAAAATATTAAAACTGATCATATTAATGTATCTAGTAAGAAGAATGAGGATGACCCCATCAGTAATATTCAATATGTGATAGACTTGAAATGTCCAGAAGAACAATTATTGAAAATCAAAAAATCAATTGAAAAGTTAATTGGAATTATTCATGTTTATTATTACAAATTAGAAGAAAAAATTCAAAAAAAAATTTATGGAGAAAAATGGATTTACCACTAA
- the ilvC gene encoding ketol-acid reductoisomerase — MKIKFGSIEETIITRDEFPLSKAREILKQETISVLGYGIQGPGQSLNLRDNGFQVIVGQRKDSSSWDKALKDGWIEGKNLFSLEEASERGTILMYLLSDAGQISFWPTLIKYLIEGKSLYFSHGFGLTFCHQTKIYPSKKIDIFLVAPKGSGTSLRRLFQQGKGINSSYAIYQDYSGNSLEKTLSIGIGIGSGYLFETNFKNEVFSDLVGERGTLMGAIQGIFAAQYQILREKGHSPSESFNETVEELTQSLMPLVSEKGMDWMYANCSTTAQRGALDWWKKFRDATLPIFQELYHEVSSGNEAKRIIKVNSNVDYRKKLQEELQDLRQSELWKVGSIIRNLRPEEKKDKNL, encoded by the coding sequence ATGAAAATTAAATTTGGATCAATAGAAGAAACTATTATTACAAGAGATGAATTCCCATTATCTAAAGCTAGAGAAATTTTAAAACAAGAGACTATTTCTGTATTAGGTTATGGAATTCAAGGGCCTGGACAATCTCTTAATTTAAGAGATAATGGTTTTCAAGTGATCGTAGGACAAAGAAAAGATTCTTCTTCTTGGGATAAAGCATTAAAAGACGGATGGATAGAAGGTAAAAATCTTTTTTCTTTAGAAGAAGCATCTGAAAGAGGGACTATACTCATGTATTTGCTATCAGATGCCGGTCAAATCTCTTTTTGGCCTACTCTTATAAAATATTTAATTGAAGGAAAATCTTTATATTTTTCACATGGATTTGGATTAACTTTTTGTCATCAAACAAAAATATACCCCTCTAAAAAAATAGACATTTTTTTAGTAGCACCCAAAGGATCAGGAACCAGTTTAAGAAGACTTTTTCAACAAGGAAAAGGAATTAATTCTAGTTATGCCATTTATCAGGATTATAGTGGAAATAGTTTAGAAAAAACTTTATCAATTGGAATCGGAATAGGGTCTGGATATTTATTTGAAACAAATTTTAAAAATGAAGTGTTTTCTGATTTAGTGGGAGAAAGAGGAACTTTAATGGGTGCTATACAAGGAATTTTTGCAGCACAGTATCAAATATTAAGAGAAAAAGGGCATTCTCCTTCAGAATCTTTCAACGAAACGGTAGAAGAATTAACACAAAGTTTGATGCCCCTAGTATCGGAAAAAGGAATGGATTGGATGTATGCTAATTGTTCTACTACTGCACAAAGAGGTGCTTTAGATTGGTGGAAAAAATTTAGAGATGCTACTCTTCCAATATTTCAAGAATTATATCATGAAGTATCTTCTGGAAATGAAGCAAAAAGAATTATTAAAGTTAATAGTAACGTAGACTATAGAAAGAAATTACAAGAAGAATTGCAAGATCTTAGACAAAGTGAATTATGGAAAGTAGGATCCATTATTCGGAATCTTAGACCGGAAGAAAAAAAAGATAAAAATTTATAA
- the ilvA gene encoding threonine ammonia-lyase has translation MKNKFKGYFPSYQEIIRAKNILKDIINETPLQKNSLLSEKYKANVFLKREDLQIIRSYKIRGAYNKIKSLSHIELKKGIICASAGNHAQGVAYSCNILKIPGKIYMPSTTPKQKIERVKMFGKEYIEIFLLGDTFDAVSFEAMKDCTKNEKIFIHPFDDVKIIEGQATVGVEILQQSISDIDYVFIPIGGGGLASGVGSYFKEFSPKTKIIGVEPQGAPSMSYSLKKGKIVELKTIDRFIDGASVKKVGELNFNICHQTLFDIITIPEGKVCTTILDLYNLEAIVAEPAGALSIAALDFYSDKIKGKTIVCILSGGNNDITRTEEIRERSLLYEEKKHYFIVKFPQRAGALKEFVNNILGPKDDITYFEYSKKTSKEEGPAVIGIELSDKNEFSGLIGKMKKHKVHFQYLNKNPDLFRVLI, from the coding sequence TTGAAAAATAAATTCAAAGGATACTTTCCTTCTTACCAAGAAATAATTAGAGCTAAAAATATTTTAAAAGATATTATTAATGAAACTCCATTACAGAAAAATTCTCTTTTATCAGAAAAATATAAAGCAAATGTTTTTCTAAAAAGAGAAGATTTACAAATTATACGTTCATATAAAATTAGAGGTGCTTATAATAAGATAAAAAGTTTATCTCATATAGAACTGAAAAAAGGGATTATTTGTGCCAGTGCAGGAAATCATGCACAAGGTGTTGCTTATTCTTGTAATATATTAAAAATACCGGGTAAAATCTATATGCCGAGTACTACTCCTAAACAAAAAATAGAAAGAGTAAAAATGTTTGGAAAAGAATATATTGAAATTTTTCTTCTCGGAGACACCTTTGATGCAGTTAGTTTTGAAGCAATGAAAGATTGTACAAAAAATGAAAAAATTTTTATTCATCCTTTTGATGATGTTAAAATTATAGAAGGTCAAGCTACTGTTGGGGTAGAAATTTTACAACAATCTATTTCAGATATAGATTATGTTTTTATTCCTATTGGTGGAGGAGGATTGGCTTCTGGTGTAGGAAGTTATTTTAAAGAATTTAGTCCTAAAACGAAAATTATAGGAGTAGAACCTCAAGGGGCTCCATCTATGAGTTACTCTTTAAAAAAAGGAAAAATTGTTGAATTAAAAACAATAGACCGATTTATTGATGGAGCTTCAGTAAAAAAAGTGGGAGAATTAAATTTTAATATATGTCATCAAACATTATTTGATATCATAACGATTCCGGAGGGAAAAGTTTGCACAACGATTTTAGATTTATATAATTTAGAAGCTATTGTAGCAGAACCTGCTGGAGCTCTTTCAATAGCAGCTTTAGATTTTTATTCTGATAAAATAAAAGGAAAGACTATTGTCTGTATTTTAAGTGGAGGAAACAATGATATTACCAGAACGGAAGAAATCAGAGAAAGATCTCTTTTGTATGAAGAAAAAAAACATTATTTCATTGTAAAATTTCCCCAAAGAGCTGGTGCTTTAAAGGAATTCGTTAACAACATCTTGGGTCCTAAAGATGATATTACCTATTTCGAATATTCTAAAAAAACTTCCAAAGAAGAAGGACCTGCAGTAATAGGAATAGAATTATCAGATAAAAACGAATTTTCTGGGTTGATAGGAAAAATGAAAAAACATAAAGTTCATTTTCAATATTTAAATAAAAATCCAGATTTATTTCGTGTTCTTATCTGA
- the dapB gene encoding 4-hydroxy-tetrahydrodipicolinate reductase: MNIAIIGYGRMGKSIKKIAQIRNHKISLCCDDTPSLHLLKNSNSDVAIEFSQPHSAFKNIKICIENDISIVSGTTGWLEKFEILKKICKKRNGSFLYSSNFSIGMNIFFEINKKLSKLLQLSSKDYEVTIEEIHHKEKIDKPSGTALSLAKDIVNNKMKKTWILDERKTKDQILILSKRFNHVPGIHIVKYESQIEDIKIQHQAHSREGFALGAVIAAEWIQNRKGFFSMKEVLGL, encoded by the coding sequence ATGAATATAGCAATAATAGGATATGGAAGAATGGGTAAATCTATAAAAAAAATAGCTCAGATTAGAAATCATAAAATTTCATTATGTTGTGATGATACTCCTTCTTTACATTTATTAAAGAATTCAAATTCAGATGTAGCAATAGAATTTAGTCAACCTCATTCCGCATTCAAAAATATAAAAATTTGTATAGAAAATGATATTTCTATTGTAAGTGGAACTACAGGATGGCTTGAAAAATTTGAAATTCTTAAAAAGATATGTAAAAAAAGAAATGGGTCTTTTTTATATTCTTCCAATTTTAGTATTGGAATGAACATTTTTTTCGAAATTAATAAAAAATTGTCTAAACTGTTACAGTTATCTTCTAAAGATTATGAAGTAACAATAGAGGAAATTCATCACAAAGAAAAGATAGATAAACCTAGTGGAACAGCTCTTTCTTTAGCAAAAGATATAGTGAATAATAAAATGAAAAAGACATGGATTTTGGATGAGAGAAAAACAAAAGATCAAATTTTGATTTTGTCAAAAAGATTCAATCATGTACCAGGAATACATATCGTAAAATATGAATCTCAAATAGAGGATATAAAAATTCAACATCAAGCTCATAGCAGAGAAGGTTTTGCATTAGGTGCTGTTATTGCGGCAGAATGGATCCAAAACAGAAAAGGTTTTTTTTCTATGAAAGAAGTTTTAGGACTATAA
- the lepB gene encoding signal peptidase I — protein MYQYLIFSGIFLFLEHVIHILGTWKFYKKLGIKSWKILIPIYNIFILLKIYKRSIWWIFLLLIPLTSIILILILWTDLIFTFFKRTKKNFFFFFLSAGLYIFYINFFKKIPIFKIENIKKKEENIGILLAMIFSFITHTYIVQPFVIPTSSMERTLLVGDFILVSKIHYGLRMPISPIYIPFTHNNIIGNIKSYISIFQWPYFRFSSIQSIQRNDIVVFNFPKDPNHKIIDRKDHYIKRCVGLPGDLISIKKGVLFVNHKKEKSFLEKQQAYFIKTENIPLNVEYLEKEMDVKDIEYIGKKNNEYFYQIMLNEKKAVDIKNLFENIIFIKKYILPIHFKEHYIFPNHYDWNRDFFGPLHIPKKGELIKLNSKNIQIYNEIFNYEKVEKIDIVSKKYYKIKRNYYFMMGDNRHNSSDSRYWGFVPEDHIVGKPIFIWMSIDWDRKSPINIFSWKFRWDRIMKTIDGKHSYLSLFFLFSFVYLIYFLFKSEKSST, from the coding sequence ATGTATCAATATTTGATTTTTAGCGGTATTTTTTTATTTCTTGAACATGTTATTCATATTTTAGGAACATGGAAGTTTTATAAAAAATTGGGGATCAAATCTTGGAAAATTTTAATTCCTATATATAATATTTTCATTCTTTTAAAAATTTACAAAAGATCTATATGGTGGATTTTTCTATTACTTATTCCATTAACTAGTATTATATTGATTTTGATTTTATGGACGGATTTAATTTTTACTTTTTTTAAAAGAACGAAAAAAAATTTTTTTTTCTTTTTTTTATCTGCAGGATTATATATTTTTTACATAAATTTTTTTAAAAAAATTCCAATTTTTAAAATTGAAAATATTAAAAAAAAAGAAGAGAATATAGGAATTTTATTAGCTATGATTTTTTCTTTTATTACTCATACTTATATTGTTCAACCTTTTGTGATTCCCACTTCTTCTATGGAAAGAACCTTATTAGTAGGAGATTTCATATTAGTCAGTAAAATTCATTATGGATTACGAATGCCTATATCTCCTATCTACATCCCTTTTACACATAATAATATCATTGGAAATATAAAATCTTATATCTCTATTTTTCAATGGCCTTATTTTCGTTTTTCTTCCATACAATCTATACAAAGAAATGATATAGTAGTTTTTAATTTTCCTAAAGATCCTAATCATAAAATAATAGATCGAAAAGATCATTATATTAAACGTTGTGTAGGATTACCAGGAGATTTAATTTCTATTAAAAAAGGAGTCTTATTTGTGAATCATAAAAAAGAAAAATCTTTTTTAGAAAAACAGCAAGCTTATTTTATTAAAACAGAAAATATTCCTTTAAATGTGGAATATCTTGAAAAAGAAATGGATGTTAAAGATATTGAATATATTGGAAAAAAAAATAATGAATATTTTTACCAAATTATGTTAAATGAAAAAAAAGCAGTTGATATCAAAAATTTATTTGAAAACATAATTTTTATAAAAAAGTATATTCTTCCCATTCATTTTAAGGAACATTATATATTCCCTAATCACTATGATTGGAATAGAGATTTTTTTGGCCCATTACACATTCCTAAAAAAGGAGAATTAATTAAATTAAATTCAAAAAATATTCAAATTTATAATGAAATATTCAATTATGAAAAAGTTGAAAAAATTGATATAGTTTCAAAAAAATATTACAAAATCAAAAGAAATTATTATTTCATGATGGGAGATAATAGACATAATTCATCTGATTCTCGTTATTGGGGTTTTGTTCCAGAAGATCATATAGTAGGTAAACCGATATTTATATGGATGAGTATCGATTGGGATAGAAAAAGTCCTATAAATATATTTAGTTGGAAATTTCGTTGGGATAGAATAATGAAAACAATAGATGGAAAACATTCTTATTTATCTTTATTTTTTTTATTTTCATTTGTATATTTAATTTATTTTTTATTTAAAAGTGAAAAATCATCAACTTAA
- a CDS encoding rhomboid family intramembrane serine protease, with product MNFYTNFNSDAVKHLISINILVYTATFVFSQYKIDSILSLYHPLDERFELYQIFTHMFVHSKRLFLHIIFNMLALFMFGGQIETLLGVKKFIIIYFVSGILAALFQIIFNTGVLYYFVQTLDFSQAEKTLDSLNEEQKMNLYSSMYSPMMGASGAVSGIVGVFAKFFPEHKIFILPFPFPIAVRKAMTLFIFGSLVSAIFNLAPGVAHFAHIGGILSGYFIGSFFINNERNTFY from the coding sequence GTGAATTTTTACACCAATTTCAATTCAGACGCTGTCAAACATTTAATTAGTATTAATATACTTGTATATACAGCTACTTTTGTTTTTTCACAATATAAAATAGATAGCATTCTTTCTTTATATCATCCTTTAGATGAACGATTTGAATTATATCAGATTTTCACTCATATGTTTGTACATTCCAAACGACTTTTTTTGCATATCATTTTTAATATGTTGGCTTTATTTATGTTTGGAGGACAGATAGAAACTTTGTTAGGAGTCAAAAAATTTATAATTATATATTTTGTATCAGGTATTTTAGCCGCATTATTTCAAATTATTTTTAATACTGGTGTTTTATATTACTTTGTTCAAACTTTAGATTTTTCACAAGCTGAAAAAACGTTAGATTCTTTAAATGAAGAACAAAAAATGAATCTTTATAGTTCTATGTATTCCCCTATGATGGGTGCTTCTGGAGCCGTAAGTGGAATCGTAGGAGTTTTCGCTAAATTTTTTCCAGAACATAAAATTTTCATTCTTCCTTTTCCTTTTCCAATAGCAGTTCGGAAAGCGATGACTCTTTTTATTTTTGGAAGTTTAGTTTCTGCAATTTTTAATTTAGCACCTGGAGTCGCTCACTTTGCCCATATTGGTGGAATTTTATCTGGTTATTTTATAGGAAGTTTTTTTATAAACAATGAAAGAAATACTTTTTATTAA
- the mutL gene encoding DNA mismatch repair endonuclease MutL produces the protein MKNIIQFLPEKVIQQIAAGEVIQRPSSVLRELLENAIDANAKTIDIFIKDSGKTLIQLIDDGIGMSIDDAKMSIQKHATSKIKKTDDLFRIKTKGFRGEALSSIALISQLEIQTKKREDVVGIHLFVEEGKVKKQIPINMLQGTRISVKNIFYKIPVRRQFLKSSRIEFQHIIYEFHKIVLAHRNITYRFYHNDKIIFYFKKTSLRERIQEIFKNEKKNLVPILIKKNRIFVEGFVSVPDVSMKKGDQFLLVNQRCVTHLLLHKKIIHAYDGFLKNFKTTSYFIFIFIDSSLVNWNIHPTKKEVKLEEEETIGIMIQQEIKNVLFSQYKVKNKELKNYDIFLSCKSLKKDYLLNNLYKKLYDKEKIVQLENFYHKLNESVTFKNNFQLTNELHYLVSHHEKKREIKTFQINRKYIIFVLNDEYMVLVDQHRAHQNILFEFFDRKKNLISQQFLFPIKVKLLKKESLSLKNIKTDLISFGFHLYICKKYVYLYSVPEQIQQNMLIEVIQNIITYNFIKGKKNNKKKLLQIISKSASIKYGTKLYPEKMKCIIKDLFSCQNPNYTYSGDPIFFVLNKNFF, from the coding sequence ATGAAAAACATTATTCAATTTTTGCCTGAAAAAGTGATTCAACAAATAGCTGCAGGAGAGGTCATACAACGGCCTTCTTCTGTTTTAAGAGAGCTTTTAGAAAATGCAATAGATGCAAACGCAAAAACGATTGATATTTTTATCAAAGATTCAGGAAAAACATTAATTCAACTAATAGATGATGGAATAGGAATGAGTATTGACGATGCGAAAATGAGTATTCAAAAACATGCTACTTCTAAAATTAAAAAAACTGATGATCTTTTCAGAATTAAAACAAAAGGATTTAGAGGAGAAGCTTTATCTTCCATAGCACTTATTTCTCAATTAGAAATACAAACTAAAAAGAGAGAAGATGTAGTAGGAATACACCTTTTTGTAGAAGAAGGAAAAGTAAAAAAACAAATTCCTATAAATATGCTTCAAGGAACAAGAATTTCTGTGAAAAATATTTTTTATAAAATTCCTGTCAGAAGACAATTCTTAAAATCTTCTAGAATAGAATTTCAACATATTATTTATGAATTTCATAAAATCGTTTTAGCACACAGAAATATAACATATCGTTTTTATCATAATGATAAAATTATTTTTTATTTTAAAAAAACTTCTTTAAGAGAAAGAATTCAAGAAATTTTTAAAAATGAAAAAAAAAATTTAGTTCCTATCTTGATAAAAAAAAATAGAATTTTTGTAGAAGGATTTGTTAGCGTTCCAGATGTTTCTATGAAAAAAGGAGATCAATTTTTATTGGTCAATCAACGTTGTGTTACTCATTTACTTTTACATAAAAAAATTATTCATGCTTATGATGGTTTTTTGAAAAATTTCAAAACCACTTCTTATTTTATTTTTATTTTTATAGATTCTAGTTTAGTAAATTGGAATATCCACCCAACAAAAAAAGAAGTAAAATTAGAAGAAGAAGAAACGATTGGTATTATGATTCAACAAGAAATCAAAAATGTTCTATTTTCTCAATATAAAGTAAAAAATAAAGAGTTAAAGAACTATGATATTTTTTTATCTTGTAAATCACTCAAAAAAGATTATTTATTAAATAATTTGTATAAAAAACTTTATGATAAAGAAAAAATAGTTCAACTAGAAAATTTTTATCATAAACTCAATGAATCCGTTACATTTAAGAACAATTTTCAACTAACGAATGAGTTACATTACCTTGTTTCTCATCATGAGAAAAAAAGAGAGATAAAGACTTTTCAAATTAATAGAAAATATATAATTTTTGTTTTGAATGATGAATATATGGTATTGGTAGATCAACATAGAGCACATCAAAACATATTATTTGAATTTTTTGATAGAAAAAAAAATTTGATCAGTCAACAATTTCTTTTTCCTATCAAAGTAAAACTTTTGAAAAAAGAATCTCTTTCTTTGAAGAATATAAAAACTGATTTAATCAGTTTTGGTTTTCATTTATATATTTGTAAAAAATACGTTTATTTGTATTCTGTTCCTGAACAGATACAACAAAATATGTTGATTGAAGTTATTCAAAATATTATAACATATAATTTTATTAAAGGAAAAAAAAATAATAAAAAAAAACTTCTTCAAATCATATCTAAATCTGCATCTATAAAATATGGAACAAAGTTATATCCTGAAAAAATGAAATGTATAATCAAAGATTTATTTTCTTGTCAGAATCCAAATTATACGTATTCAGGAGATCCCATATTTTTTGTTTTAAACAAAAATTTTTTTTAA